The Papaver somniferum cultivar HN1 chromosome 3, ASM357369v1, whole genome shotgun sequence genome includes a region encoding these proteins:
- the LOC113357865 gene encoding pentatricopeptide repeat-containing protein At1g09900-like, producing the protein MTSCSSSSSLLSSSYSLIPQIHTRSSLFLGYYPFNKTQQGKLILLATLSFCTRNVEITSNLVHNHNEIIPTKPFRESQVLGHEDNGGLSTTLHKIETIIEEDKRDSEQLRVIDSVAVEQIKRIENYGRGFTNLQDFNNLLMGLVKEDETGCAVKMFDEMSGYSLVPDSKTYSIMIRCFCKKNEAEKARGVLDEMVKNGFHPNVVTMTILINSFCRRGKLKKAVEVFDIMGKIGCEPTVQTYNCLINGLCYVGRVEEAYELLMKIKKSPKKPDIYTYTAVMDGYCKVGRSDEAMELLEEALAEGLKPNVVTFNTLFNGYCKEGRAIEGINLLDKMKKRNCEPDYISYSTLLHGLLKWNEVEAALRVYKEMLEIGLEVSERMINTFLRVICRRSWTDQKLLIDVEQVFERIKDSGLIPYPNTYCMVIQTLSIGGEAEKALANLHKMMKLGYRPRLITFNAVIRALCKKGMIDEGFLVLVLMVSGNIRANKLSYNLLIDEFNRRERWLDACKVYGVALKRGVVPNREPKRLLEE; encoded by the coding sequence AtgacttcttgttcttcttcatcttctcttctgagTTCCTCGTACTCTCTTATTCCACAGATTCATACTCGTTCCTCATTGTTTCTTGGGTACTATCCATTCAACAAAACTCAACAAGGTAAGCTTATTCTTCTTGCAACATTATCTTTCTGTACTAGAAATGTAGAAATTACCAGTAATCTTGTTCATAATCATAACGAAATCATTCCCACAAAACCATTTCGTGAAAGTCAAGTTCTGGGTCATGAAGATAACGGAGGATTATCCACAACTCTGCATAAAATTGAGACCATTATTGAAGAAGATAAGAGGGATAGTGAACAATTAAGAGTTATTGATTCTGTGGCTGTAGAACAGATTAAAAGAATTGAGAATTATGGTCGTGGGTTTACGAATTTGCAGGATTTTAACAATCTTCTTATGGGTTTAGTGAAAGAAGATGAGACTGGATGTGCAGTTAAGatgtttgatgaaatgtctggGTATAGCTTGGTTCCTGATTCTAAGACATATTCTATTATGATTAGGTGTTTCTGTAAGAAAAATGAAGCTGAGAAAGCTAGAGGGGTTTTAGATGAGATGGTGAAAAATGGGTTTCATCCAAATGTTGTAACGATGACGATTTTGATTAATTCGTTCTGTCGTAGAGGGAAGTTAAAGAAAGCGGTCGAGGTTTTCGATATCATGGGTAAGATTGGGTGTGAACCTACTGTTCAGACTTACAATTGTTTGATAAATGGATTGTGTTATGTTGGTAGAGTTGAAGAAGCGTATGAATTGTTAATGAAGATTAAGAAATCGCCGAAGAAACCAGACATATATACTTATACTGCTGTAATGGATGGGTATTGCAAGGTTGGTAGGTCGGATGAGGCAATGGAGTTACTCGAAGAAGCTTTAGCTGAAGGGTTGAAGCCGAATGTTGTGACTTTTAATACGTTGTTTAATGGTTATTGCAAAGAAGGCAGGGCAATTGAAGGGATCAATCTGTTGGATAAAATGAAGAAGAGAAATTGTGAGCCAGATTATATCAGTTATAGTACATTGTTACATGGATTATTGAAATGGAATGAAGTGGAAGCGGCATTGCGGGTTTATAAGGAGATGTTAGAGATCGGTCTTGAAGTTAGCGAGAGGATGATTAATACCTTTCTTAGAGTTATATGCAGGAGATCATGGACTGACCAGAAGCTGCTTATAGATGTCGAACAAGTGTTTGAGAGAATCAAGGATTCGGGATTGATTCCTTACCCCAACACATACTGTATGGTGATTCAAACTTTGTCAATTGGAGGGGAAGCAGAGAAAGCTTTGGCAAATCTGCACAAGATGATGAAGCTAGGGTATCGTCCTAGATTAATTACGTTTAATGCTGTTATTAGAGCTCTCTGCAAGAAGGGTATGATTGATGAGGGGTTTCTTGTTTTGGTTCTTATGGTTAGTGGAAATATAAGGGCTAATAAACTATCTTATAACCTGTTGATTGATGAATTCAATCGCAGGGAAAGATGGTTGGATGCTTGTAAGGTGTATGGGGTAGCTCTGAAGCGAGGTGTTGTTCCCAACCGCGAGCCAAAAAGATTGTTGGAAGAATGA